In Zunongwangia sp. HGR-M22, the sequence CAAAATAGATAACTGGATTGCAAACAACAAATAAATAAAAGATCGTTCTGCAAGTTTGTAGAACGATTTTTCTTTAAATAAAATAGGATTGGAAAATAAGACCGAGTTAAAAACTGTAAAATTGGTAAATGCTGCCAATACCGAAGTGAGCATCGTAAATTTTGGAGCTGCCATTGGTAGTATAAAGTTTTACGATAAAAATCAAAAAATGGTGAACGTTATTGTATCACCATTAATTGAAGATTTGCCATCGCCCCTAAATAAAGCTCATAATCAATGTTTTGGTGCTTCTATAGGAAGATATGCCGGAAGAATAACAGAAGGCAAATTTGAGTTGGACGGAAAAGAATTCAGTTTACATCAGGAAAATGGAGTGCATCTTCACGGTGGGGAAAATGGTTTTCACTATAAATACTGGGAGTTTGTAGAAGAAAATCACGACGAAAATCCATCGGTTAAATTAAAATATTTTAGCAAGCATAACGAAGAAGGATATCCTGGTAATCTCGAAGTATTTGTAACCTATACACTCCACGAGGATAATAATTTGGTAATAGAATACGAGGCCAAAACCGACAAAAAAACAGTAATAAACCTAACTAATCATGCCTATTTTAATCTAAACGGAGAAGGTAGTGTTAGTGATCACTTTCTAAAAATTAATGCCGATAAGATTCTCGAAATAGATGAGAAACAACTACCAACCGGCAATCTTAATAATCTTAGAGGGCACGCTAAAGATTTTGGTCATAATCGTTTGATTGGTAACAGAAATCTTGACGATACATTTGTATTGAATAGTGACGGAAACGAGTTAGCTGCTCAGCTTTTTGCACCGCTTACGGGAATTAAGCTGGATATGTCTACCAATCAGCCCGGCGTAGTGGTTTATGCTCCAGAAGCTTTGCCCGAAGATCTAACTTATCAAACAAGAATATCTGAATTTCCATCGATTTGTTTTGAAGGGCAAAACTTTCCTGATGCACCAAATTTTAGAAATTTCCCAAGTGCTGTTTTAGAACCAGGAGAAGATTATTATAACAGGATTAGCTTTAAATTCAGTGTAAAAAAATAGTAGAAATGACTATAACTGTATTTTTTACATTTATAAATTAAAAAAGTGATATCTTTAGCATAATATTGTGAAAATTTTATTTCATTTGATTTAAGGTGTGATTTTCTAAAATATGATAATTACATTGATGTATAAATAACACTCGATATTTTCTCAAAAAATAAATTAAACTAATTTTTATGGAATTTGAATTACTGGATGTAATAGTATTCGTTGCTTACGCGCTACTTATAATCGGTGTAGGATTATGGGTTTCTCGTGGAAAAGGGGATACTTCAGAAGATTATTTTTTGGCAAGTAAATCTTTGCCATGGTGGGCCATTGGAGCTTCCTTAATTGCAGCTAATATTTCCGCAGAACAATTTATAGGAATGTCGGGTTCTGGTTTTGCGCTGGGTCTGGCAATTGCCTCTTACGAATGGATGGCCGCGATAACTTTAATTGTTGTTGGTAAATTTTTCTTACCCATTTTTATAGAAAAGAAGCTGTATACTATTCCAGAATTTATTGAAGTTCGTTACAGTAAAAATCTAAAGACGATTTTAGCGATTTTTTGGATTTGCTTATTCATTTTTGTTAACCTTACCTCGGTTCTATATTTAGGAGCAACGGCTTTAGATACTATTATTGGTAGTGGAGACGGAGCCATTTTTATGGAATGCATTATAGGTCTTGCTCTGTTTGCAGCCGCATATTCACTTTATGGTGGTTTATCTGCTGTAGCATGGACAGATGTAGTTCAGGTAGTATTACTTGTAATAGGTGGTTTAATAACCACTTATATTGCGTTAGAACATGTTTCTAGTGATGGAAATATTTTCACTGGAATGACAGAAGTTTTTGAGCAGGTACCAGAAAAATTTTCTATGATCCTTGATAAAGGCGAAATTATTACACCAAACGGTAAAGATGCATGGTGGGATTTACCAGGAATCGCTGTTTTAGTTGGTGGTCTTTGGGTTGCTAACCTTTACTATTGGGGATTCAACCAGTATATTATTCAGAGAACGCTGGCGGCAAAAAGTTTAAAAGAATCTCAAAGAGGTATAGTACTTGCAGGATTTTTGAAAATTTTAATTCCGCTTATCACTGTAATCCCTGGAATTATTGCTTTTGTAATGAATACGGATGCTAGTGGTGCGATTACTGAAGGTGTTACCAGTGCTTCTTTCTTTGGCGAAAACGGCCAAATAATAAACGATAATGCAGCGCCATGGTTAATTAAAGAATTTGTTCCTGCAGGTCTAAAAGGTCTTGTTTTAGCAGCGCTAGCAGCAGCAATTGTTTCTTCTTTAGCTTCGATGTTAAACTCGACCGCTACGATCTTTACCATGGATATTTATAAACCTTTCTTTCAGGAAAAAGCAGGAACTTCAGAAAAAGGACTGGTAAATGTAGGTAGGGTGACCGCAACCATTGCTTTGATCATCGCGATTATTTTGGCACCGCAATTAAAGAGTTTAGGACAGGTATTTCAGTATATCCAAGAATATACCGGTGTTGTTAGTCCGGGAATCTTAGCGGTATTTATGCTTGGATTATTTTGGAGAAAAACTACAAATAATGCTGCAATTTGGGGAGTTTTAGTTTCTATTCCAATTGCACTTTATTTCAAAATAGGGCCTAATGGATGGATCGATTCTCCATTATTTATTACATGGCCTTTTATGCATCAAATGATGGCTACATGGATTCTTACCATGGTTATCATGGCAATTATCACTTATGCTGAAACCGGTGGTAAAATTCAGGAGAAATCAATTGTATTATCTAGAGGATTATTTAAAACAGGACCAATATTTAATATTGGAAGTTTTGTAATCATATTAATTGTTGCGATGCTTTATGCTATGTTCTGGTAAAAAATAGATCATTATAAAAGCAAAAATCCCGAAGTTTAAAACTTCGGGATTTTTTATTCTAGGAGGGTAAATACCCCGAGACTTGTCTCGTTAGTAAATTTTTAAAGTTTGAAAACGCGTTCAGCTAAAATGCTCCGTGGGCTTGCCCCGGAGAAACTTACTGGTGGTTAATTGGAAACTATTATTTACTCGATAATCGAGATTAAATGTTCTGAGGCTTGCCTAGAAATAATAAAAAATATTCTAATAACTACCTCATTGGTTTGTCCTTAGATAGTTTACTGTTTTAAATAATGTATCTCGCTTAGATTCTGTAATGTTTTTGCAGCCTGCTCTGCGGTGATATCACGTTGTGGGCCGGCAAACATTTCGTAACCTACCATAAACTTTTTAACCGTAGCCGAACGTAAAAGCGGTGGATAAAAACTCATATGCCAATGCCATTCTGGATAATCTGATCCATCAGTTGGGATTTGATGAATTCCGCTAGAATAGGGGAATGATGTTTCAAATAAGTTATCATATTTTATGGTCAATTTTTTAAGAATTTCAGCAAAAGCTTTTTCTTCTTCTTCGTTTAGCTGCCCAATATGTTGTTGATGTTTTTTTGGAGCGATCATAATTTCGTACGGCCAAACTGCCCAATACGGAACAAGTGCAACAAAATGCTCATTTTCAACAATAATTCTTTCTTTAGCTTCCAATTCCTGTGCAATGTAATCGCCTAGTAAGCTACTCTTGTTCTTATCCCAATATTCTTTAAAATGCTTTGATTTTTTTACAATTTCAGTTGGGATAGACATTTGCGACCAGATTTGCCCGTGTGGATGTGGATTACTACAACCCATAATGGCACCTTTATTTTCAAAGATCTGCACGTAATTGATATTTTCCTGGCTTCCTAACTCGGCATATTCCTTTTTCCATGTTTTCACCACTTTGGTAATATCTTTTTCTTCCATAAGAGGAAGCGTAAGCGAGTGATCTGGAGAAAAACAAACTACTTTACAGATGCCAACCTCAGTTTCAGCCTTCATCAATCCGTTTTCGTGAGTTTCAACCGGGCTATCGATTAAAAGGGCAGAGAAGTCATTAATAAAAGTGTATGGTTCTTTATAATCTGGATTTTTATCCCCTGTACTTCTTGTGTTCCCCGGGCATAAATAGCAGCTAGGATCGTAAGTTTCTTTTTTAGGCGTAGTATCCTTTTCGGTTTTTCCCTGCCATGGTCGTTTTGTACGATGCGGAGAACAAAGTATCCATTCGCCCGTTAAAATATTATATCGTCTATGAGGAATCGAATTAATATCCTGACTCATAATTTAAGTTTTCTATTAGTATTATACTTTTTCTACAATTGTCCCTTCACTTGGTGAAACGGCAATAGTATCTAATTTTATATTGAATTTTTTAAAGTAAGCTTCGGCAGCTTCGGCAACATATTCGTCGATCTTATCTGCTTCAATTAAATTAATGGTGCAACCGCCAAAACCACCACCCATCATGCGGGAACCATAGATGTAATCTTTATCTCTGGAGAATTCAACCAAAAAATCAAGTTCAGGACAACTTACTTCATAATTATACTGAAGTCCGTCGTGAGATCCATACATTAAATCACCAAATTCGTTAAGTTCACCAGCTTTTATGGCAGTAGTGGCATTTATTACACGCTCGTTTTCTTCGATAACATATTTAGCTCTTTGATACTGTTTTTCCTGTAATTGTTCTTTGAATTCTTTGAGCATTTCAAGATTTACATCACGTAAGCTTTTTACTTCCGGATATTTTTTCTGAATAACTTCAACGGCAGCCTCACATTCCTGTCTACGGGTATTATATTCGCTATCGGCAAGATTGTGGGAAACATTAGTATTTAGTAATAATAATTTGCAGGATTTAAAATCTGCCGGAATATATTCAGCATCTAAACTTTCACAATCCAGAAGTATAATATGATCTTTTTTGCTCATTACTGAAGCATATTGATCCATAATTCCGCATTTATTACCTACAAAATTATGTTCTGCTTTTTGAGATAATTTGGTAATTTCAGTTTTGCTTAATTCAAGATTAAAGAGCGCATTTAAGCCTGAGGCAAAACCACATTCTAGTGCTGCAGAAGAACTAATTCCTGCACCTGTAGACAAATCACTTTTTATAATGCAATCAAAACCTTTTAAAGATTTTCCTAAGGTAATAATCTCATTTGTTACACCTAAAACATAATTTTCCCAAGACTTGTTGCTTATAGCTAGCTTTTTAAGATCAAATTCTAGATAGGCATCGTATGTAGCACTAAAAACCCGGCAGGTACTATCGGTACCATTTTCTTTGAATTCGAAATAGATTTTTTTATCGATAGCCGTAGGCATTACAAATCCATTATTATAATCTGTATGTTCTCCTATTAGATTTATTCTTCCTGGTGAAGCGACTTTAATTTCAGGCTTAAAATTGGTAAAAGCTTCTGGTAAATTATGTGCGTTTGCTGAAGTACTCAATATGCTTATTTTTAATGAAAATTATAAATCAAATATAATAAACGTAAAATTTACATTCATCTTTTTAATAGATTATTTTTCAACTATTTCCCTATATTTATGTAAAAATTGTATAAAATACGCTTATGACCCCAGCTTTAAAAGATCAATATGTTCAAAAAGACAAAATGTATGTGGCAACCGACTGTATTATCTTCGGTTTTGATGCAGGCAAATTAAAACTACTTGTTTTTAAGCGCCGGGTTGCTCCATTTCTAGGAACTTGGTCTTTAATAGGAAGTTTTGTGAAAATGGAAGAGGATGTGAGCAACGCAGCAAAACGTGTACTTACCGAGATTACCGGTTTAGATAATGTTTTTATGGAGCAGCTTAAAGCTTATGGGCTAGCAGATCGTGATCCCGGTTATCGTTGTGTTTCTATTGCTCAATATGCTCTAATAAGAATCGATGAATACGACAAAGAATTAACCGAAAAGCATGGCGCGCACTGGTTTGAGTTAGAAGAATTGCCCGATCTAGTGCTCGATCACAACCAAATGGTTATCGATGCCATGGCCAGATTAAAACGAAAAGCCAGATATCAACCTATAGGATTTGAGTTACTTCCTGAAAAATTTACGATTCCGCAGCTACAAAGTTTATACGAAGCGATTTATCAGAAAAAGCTTGATGATCGCAATTTTCGGAAAAAACTGATGAGTCTTGGATTGCTAATTAAATTGAATGAGAAAGATAAATCGGGTTCTAGGCGTGGGGCTTTTCTTTATAAATTTGATTATACCAATTACCAAAAATTAGCAAAATCTGGGTATAATTTTGAAATTGCTTAATATATTTTCTATTATATGGTTATTTCATTATAAATATAATTTTTTTAAAAGTGATTTAATTTAGAATTCTTAATTTACATAGATTTTTAAATTTGATAAAATGAGCAAAACGAATCGAAGATTAGCTATTAAAACCATTACGCTTGGAGCCGGGGCTTTGGGTTTAAGTTCGTTTTCTGCTTTACAAGCAGAAACTAAGCGAACCGCTTTAAATGTAAAGCGCTTAAACAACAACATTAAGCATTCAGCATGCCGATGGTGCTACCAGAATATTCCTTTAGATGAGTTTGCTAAAAAAGCTGCAGAAATTGGATTAACAGGAATAGATCTTTTAAGACCCGAAGAATGGGATACGGTCGAAAAATATGGATTACAATGTTCGATGGCTACCGATAGTTTTGCAGATATTCAAAACGGATTTAATGAGGTTGAAAATCATAAACAATTACAAGCATCTTATAAAACTTTAATTGAAAAGGCGGGTAAGCGTGGTATCAAAAACGTCATTGTTTTCTCTGGGAATCGTAGAGGAATGGATGATGAAACCGGATTTAAAAATTGTGTTATTGGTTTAAGACCATTGTTGGAAATTGCTCAAGAATACAATGTAAATTTAGTGATGGAGCTTTTAAATAGTAAAGTAAATCATCCCGATTACATGTGCGATCATACCGAATGGGGTGTGGAACTGGCAAAACGCACAGAAATGCCAAATTTTAAATTGTTATATGATATTTACCATATGCAAGTTATGGAAGGTGACGTTATTGCAACTATAAAAAAGCATCACAAATACATTAATCATTATCATACCGGCGGAGTGCCAGGTAGAAATGAGATTAATGAATCTCAAGAATTATTTTATCCTGCGATTGTAAAAGCTATTGTAGAAACTGGCTTTGACGGTTATCTTGCTCAAGAATTTGTTCCTACCTATGATGATAAGCTTGCCGCTTTGAAAGAAGGAATCAAAATATGTGATGTGTAATATATCAATCACACATCACATATTTCAACTATTTATTTTTTATTAGTTTGCTTCGGAATCTTTTTTAGAGAGCTTGGTGGCCCAAAAAAGATTTTTACTGCTTCTTTAAAACTATCTGCATGTCGCATATTTCTAAAAATATCTACCCAAACATGAAATACATGCTTCACTGGATTAAAGTGTTTAGGCTGATCTATAATTCCGTAAATAGATTTCTCTCTTTCAGGCTCAAAAGTGCCAAATAAACGATCCCAAATTATAAATGTAGAGCCGTAATTTTTATCTAAATATTGTTCATTACGACCATGGTGCACGCGATGGTGAGAAGGTGTAACAAAGAAAAAGCTAAACCATTTAGGCATTCTGTCAATTAATTCTGTATGAATCCAAAACTGGTATAACACTGCAATTTGGTGACAGATAAAAAACACAATAGGGTTGAATCCTAAAAAACTAATAGGAATAAAGAATATTACTTTTATTTGTTGCGTCCAGGATAATCTAAAAGAAGTCGATAAGTTATACTTTTCAGAATTATGATGCGTCACATGGGTGGCCCATAAAAAATTTATTTCGTGGCCATAGCGATGGGCCCAATATCTGCAGAAGTCTAAAATAACGAAACATAAAATGCTCGTAAACCAATTTGTTGGAATGCTCCAAGGGACAATATTATAAACCCACAGCACTAATCCAAACATAATAGATTTGGTTACAAGTCCCTGTAGGACATATACCAAACCTATACTTAGTGATGTGAGAAAGTCTTTTTTCTCGTACCATTCTCGCTTTGTTTTCCAGCTGTAGTAAAATTCTAAAAGTGCCAAGCCAATCATTAGCGGGGCGGCATATAAAATTAAATCGGGGGCACTGGAAACAACACTGTCTAATGTGATTTCCTTTTTCATGGGGGTAATTTTTATTTTATGAATGATAATAGAAATTATCCCCATCAACAAATTTTAAATCACAAGATTTTTAAATTTTAACAATTGGCGATAAGGTACCTTCTAATCTGGCTTCAGCATGTTTCCAAACCAAGAATAACCTATAGATAAATTTACAGAATATCCATTTAAATCTTCATAAAAATCATTCTTAGAAACGAATAATTTCGCTCTAATTGCGCTAAAAGAAATATCTTTTCTACCCAGAAACAAATTAGGAATGGTATTGATATGAGTTCTAAGTTTAAAATCGGCACTTAACCCAAATAGAAAATTAAAATCAGTCATAATTAGATCGTGTTCTTCACCATCATAATTTATTTCTGAAAATTCTGTAATTGCCAAACCGGCAAAAGGAGTTAATTTCAATTTCGAATTGTCAATAATGGCGTAACCGTAAGAAATATCTATCAAAGCCACCGAAAATCGTTCTCTTTGTTCCCAATAAATGTTCCCTAGATATTCATCTTCTACGCGTCCTCCAGATATTGCTCCGTTAATATTCAAAATCGAATTTTTAAATGCTAAATCGAATCCAAACAAAAAACTTATAGAATTACCGAAATGCTCTTTAACCTCGCCGTTACGAAAGCTATAGAGCGCGCCTACGTTAAATCCCAGTCCGAAGTTTGCTTTCTCGTACTCCGGCAATTTATTATTATTGTAAATATCCAGCCGGTCTTCGATATTGGGTTTCCATTGTAGTATTACAGCATAGTTTCTTCCGTAGTCACTTTGTTTTTGGAACATGGCAACTTCATCATTTAAGTTCTGATAAATGTTCTGAAAAACGGTTTCAGCTGAATAATAAGAGCCTAATCTATCTAGTTCGTATTGTAATTTTCTTCTGTATAATTCAGCAATATCAAATATAATCTGATTGTACTCTAGGTTTTCTTCAGTTTTAAAATCTGGATGCACCCAGGATATCTGCGGATCGATGTAACAAAATGATTGTAATCTTAAAATTACCGTATCCTTGCGTTTCTGTTTTTCCGTAGTATACCCAATGGTATATTTTAATTCTGAAATAGAATGTTCAAAAGCAATTTCACGTTCCTGAAAATCATTCCAGGTTAAATTTCCTTCATTCCAGTCTTTTCTGGAAACCTGACTGTGTACCCCTACAAAAGCGAAGTAGATGATGATACAAAAATGTTTAATTTTCATTAATGATAATGGATTGCAGAATCCAAAAAGTAAGTTTAATCGATATATTTTGTGATTTAATAATGAATAAAAAATTATTTATAAATAACGGTTAAATGTATATAATTTTCTTGATATACAATTATAAAAAAAAAGTGCTAAATATTAAATTTTCAGAAGGTTAGGGGGAGTGAACCAAAAACAAAAAGAGCCGCCATTAGGCAGCTCTTTTATAACTTAACTTTTTAGTTGTTTATCCACATTTGGAAGAACCACAATCTTTACAGGTTAGGCAGCCTTCCTGATAGATAAGATTCGAAGAATTACAATTGCTACATTTTTCTTTTTTCGCAACGGTACCATCTTCGATAAAGCGTTTTAAGGCTCTCGCGACTCCGTTTTTCCAGGTATTAATAGATTCGGTATCCAACTGCAAGCTATTTACAAGATTTACCACGTTATCGATCGCCATACCATGTCTTAGTGTACTGGAAATAAGTTTTGCATAATTCCAGAATTCTGGATTAAACTTATGTGATAAGCCTTCTATGGTTGTTTTATAACCTCTTTTATTTTTATACTGAAAATCGTAGCGTGAAGAACCGTCTTCATTTCTATTTTTAATAATTAATCCTTCGTTTACCCAGCGAGGAATAAGAATACCGTCTTCATCATCTGAAAATCCGGTAAAAATTTCATAAGGTCTGCCATCGATCAAACCAATAAAGGCGATCCATTTATCTTTATTATTCTGGAAACGTACAACGTCAGCTTCTAAAACCTGAGGACGCTTAGTGGGGAATATTCCTTGAGTATCATTTTTTTCTTCTTTTTTGTCTTCATTAGAAATTAATACTCCAGAGCGGGAACCATCACGATAAACCGTAACACCTTTACATCCCGCTTCCCATGCTTCCAGATATAATTTGCCTACAAGTTCTTCGCTTACATCATTAGGTAAATTAATTGTAACACTTATTGAATGGTCTACCCATTTTTGTACAGCTCCTTGCATTCTTACTTTACTTAACCAATCTACGTCGTTACTGGTAGCTTGGTAGTAAGGAGAAGCTTTTACCAATTCATCTAACTCGGTATTAGAATAGTTTTTATCAATGTCGTGCCCATTAATTTTCATCCATTCTTTAAAACGATGGTGAAAAACCACATATTCTTCCCAGCTATCGCCAACTTCATCTACAAAATCAACGCGAGAATCCTTATCATTAGGATTTACTTTTCTTCGGCGTTTGTAAACTGGTAAGAAAACAGGTTCTATTCCTGAAGTTGTTTGCGTCATTAAACTAGTAGTACCAGTTGGTGCAATGGTTAGCAATGCGATATTTCTACGACCATGTTCCAACATATCGTAGTATAATTTTTCATCAGCTTCTTTTAATCGAAGTATAAATGGATTTTCTTTTTCTCTTTCAGAATCGAAAATAGTAAAAGCACCCCTTTCTTTTGCAGCATCTACAGAAGCACGATAAGCAGCAAGTGCGATATTTTTATGAATTTCGGTCGAAAAAGCAACACCTTCTTCGCTGCCATATCTTATTCCTAAACCGGCGAGCATATCACCTTCAGCAGTAATCCCAATACCAGTTCTTCTTCCTTCTTGTGCCTTCTTTTTAATATTTAACCAAAGATTGCGCTCTACTCCTTTAACCTCTTCGCTTTCAGGATCGGCTTCAATTTTCTCAAGAATGGCGTCAATTTTTTCTAATTCAAGATCGATAATATCGTCCATGATTCGTTGAGCTGCGCTAATATGTTTTTTGAAAAGCTCGTAGTTAAATTTCGCTTTCTCTGTAAATGGATCTTCAACGTAAGAAAATAAATTGATGGCTAACAATCGGCAAGAATCGTAAGGACAGAGCGGAATTTCGCCACATGGGTTTGTCGAAACAGTTTTATAACCTAGATCGGCATAACAATCGGGTACCGATTCGTTAATTACCGTGTCCCAGAATAAAATCCCTGGTTCAGCAGATTTCCAGGCATTATGCACAATTTTTTTCCAAAGTTTTTCTGCTTCAATCTCTTTACTGAATTTAGGCGTTTCACTAAAAACCGGATATTTTTGAGTGTAAGCTGTTTGATTTTTTACAGCTTTCATAAATTCATCATCAATTCTCACAGAAACATTTGCTCCGGTAACTTTACCCTGTTCCATTTTAGCATCGATAAAATCTTCTGAATCGGGATGATTAATCGATACGGAAAGCATTAAAGCACCACGGCGGCCATCTTGCGCTACTTCACGAGTAGAATTAGAATAGCGTTCCATAAAAGGGACAATGCCTGTTGAAGTTAAGGCTGAATTTTTTACCGGTGAACTTTTTGGTCGAATATGCGATAAGTCGTGGCCTACACCACCACGGCGTTTCATCAGCTGAACCTGCTCTTGGTCTATCTTCATGATTCCGCCATAAGAATCTGAGCTTCCATCATTACCAATAACAAAACAATTTGATAGCGATGCAATTTGGTGAGGATTTCCTATACCGGCCATAGGGCTGCCTTGGGGTACTATATATTTGAAATCTTTTATAAGATCGAAAACTTCATCTTCAGACATCGCATTGGGATAGCGTTGCTCTACTCTTGCAATCTCTTTTGCAATTCTGCGATGCATATCGTTTGGCGTAAGCTCATAAATATTTCCATCAGAATCTTTTAGAGCATATTTGTTTACCCAAACACGGGCAGCAAGATCGTCTCCTTTAAAATATTCTAGAGAAGCTTTAAAAGCTTCGTCTTGAGTGTAAGTAGTAGCTTTTTTGGGTGTTGTATCTACAGGCATAAAATCGCTTCGGTTAAATGAAAAAACTAAAATTTAAGAGCGATAAAAGTAAATAAATATTAAGGATTTTTTGTTCTTCTGGTTGATAAAAGTTATCAAAAATAAGTTGTTAATAAATTGTTTTTCAGTTATTTATTTGTTTTTGAATAAAGGAGAAGTGAACAAAAAACATCTATTTTTTGCTTTATGTAGAGGAGGTATTTAATAGATTCGTTATTAACGAATGTTGAGATTGCAAAAGTACTTTTTTGAATGAAAATACTATGAATTTTAACAAAAAAATCCGACTTAAAATATGTCGGATTTTTTTCTACTTCAGCTTCAATTTGAAGTTTTTAAATTTTGCCAATTTTTAATTTATTTCATAATAGACCAAACAGCATAAGAATTTGCAGGAGCTTCTATACTCACGTTTCCTGAATTTTCTGATTTGGGTTGAAAAGCAGAATTGCCGGTATAATCCATTAAAATCGTATTTTCCCAATCTGAAGCTACAATTCGGCGCTTATTATTAGCGCTAGTGTTGATGTATAAAATTAGACCTGGATTTTCTGCATTTCCGTTTCGTTTCATGATGTACTCGTCATCATCTACATGTAAAATTGTGACATCACCTATGGCTAAGCTATTGTGAATTTTAATCAGTTCCTGAATAGGTTGCTGGAACGCTTCATTTTTGTAATCGGAATAAAAAATACAAGGATAGCCGGGGTGCGTTAAAATATAAGCATAGGCTTTCAATTTATTTTCGGCAGCAATTACGTTGTTCTCGTCATCATCCTTTTCGGTATCATGATTTGCAGTAAAGGTGACGGCTTTATCGGCATTTGTTTTCCATAGCATATCATTCTCTAAAATTTGCAGATCGTCATTTCTATCAAATGCTTCTTCTAATTTATAGAATGTTGAAAAATCGAATACACTACTGCCAGTTTCGTCTATAAATTTTCGCAGCACATCTGGATTGCCGTCCCAAAGTTCACTTACTGCAAAACCGCCAACTTCATCTAACCAGTTTTTAATTACAAAAGGTTCAAAACCTAGCACATAATCAAAACGCCAGCCATCAAATCCCATCACGTTTTTATAGTATTTAGCAACAGAATTCTCATTCTTCCATAACCAGTCCTTAACGCGCTCTCTGTGATGATCTAAGTTTGTTTCTTGATAAAATAAACTTGGCGGATCGTACTCGCTTACGCTATTAGGATAAAAATCTTCGTAATTTCTATTAAACATTCCTGAAGCATTGCCATGAGTTTCGTCGAAAAGCGTGTATGTATCTCTTTCACGATAAGGATTGTATTCTAAACCACCACCAGAATTATGATTTAAAACGATATCGGCAATTACTTGCAGATTATTTTCATGCGCTTCAGCAATTAAGCTTTCTAAATCTTCACGAGTTCCAAATCGCGT encodes:
- a CDS encoding adenosylcobalamin-dependent ribonucleoside-diphosphate reductase, whose translation is MPVDTTPKKATTYTQDEAFKASLEYFKGDDLAARVWVNKYALKDSDGNIYELTPNDMHRRIAKEIARVEQRYPNAMSEDEVFDLIKDFKYIVPQGSPMAGIGNPHQIASLSNCFVIGNDGSSDSYGGIMKIDQEQVQLMKRRGGVGHDLSHIRPKSSPVKNSALTSTGIVPFMERYSNSTREVAQDGRRGALMLSVSINHPDSEDFIDAKMEQGKVTGANVSVRIDDEFMKAVKNQTAYTQKYPVFSETPKFSKEIEAEKLWKKIVHNAWKSAEPGILFWDTVINESVPDCYADLGYKTVSTNPCGEIPLCPYDSCRLLAINLFSYVEDPFTEKAKFNYELFKKHISAAQRIMDDIIDLELEKIDAILEKIEADPESEEVKGVERNLWLNIKKKAQEGRRTGIGITAEGDMLAGLGIRYGSEEGVAFSTEIHKNIALAAYRASVDAAKERGAFTIFDSEREKENPFILRLKEADEKLYYDMLEHGRRNIALLTIAPTGTTSLMTQTTSGIEPVFLPVYKRRRKVNPNDKDSRVDFVDEVGDSWEEYVVFHHRFKEWMKINGHDIDKNYSNTELDELVKASPYYQATSNDVDWLSKVRMQGAVQKWVDHSISVTINLPNDVSEELVGKLYLEAWEAGCKGVTVYRDGSRSGVLISNEDKKEEKNDTQGIFPTKRPQVLEADVVRFQNNKDKWIAFIGLIDGRPYEIFTGFSDDEDGILIPRWVNEGLIIKNRNEDGSSRYDFQYKNKRGYKTTIEGLSHKFNPEFWNYAKLISSTLRHGMAIDNVVNLVNSLQLDTESINTWKNGVARALKRFIEDGTVAKKEKCSNCNSSNLIYQEGCLTCKDCGSSKCG
- a CDS encoding alpha-amylase, with product MKKITSIPLLYFLILALIFSCSSDDDMVLDSENDNDVEQPETVSALNLSDYDNGSRVMMQAFYWDVEPRFEWWNTIAEQISDWSENGVDRIWLPPASKGQSGGYSMGYDPSDYFDFGEYNQHSTIPTRFGTREDLESLIAEAHENNLQVIADIVLNHNSGGGLEYNPYRERDTYTLFDETHGNASGMFNRNYEDFYPNSVSEYDPPSLFYQETNLDHHRERVKDWLWKNENSVAKYYKNVMGFDGWRFDYVLGFEPFVIKNWLDEVGGFAVSELWDGNPDVLRKFIDETGSSVFDFSTFYKLEEAFDRNDDLQILENDMLWKTNADKAVTFTANHDTEKDDDENNVIAAENKLKAYAYILTHPGYPCIFYSDYKNEAFQQPIQELIKIHNSLAIGDVTILHVDDDEYIMKRNGNAENPGLILYINTSANNKRRIVASDWENTILMDYTGNSAFQPKSENSGNVSIEAPANSYAVWSIMK
- a CDS encoding sterol desaturase family protein; protein product: MKKEITLDSVVSSAPDLILYAAPLMIGLALLEFYYSWKTKREWYEKKDFLTSLSIGLVYVLQGLVTKSIMFGLVLWVYNIVPWSIPTNWFTSILCFVILDFCRYWAHRYGHEINFLWATHVTHHNSEKYNLSTSFRLSWTQQIKVIFFIPISFLGFNPIVFFICHQIAVLYQFWIHTELIDRMPKWFSFFFVTPSHHRVHHGRNEQYLDKNYGSTFIIWDRLFGTFEPEREKSIYGIIDQPKHFNPVKHVFHVWVDIFRNMRHADSFKEAVKIFFGPPSSLKKIPKQTNKK